A section of the Ammospiza caudacuta isolate bAmmCau1 chromosome 28, bAmmCau1.pri, whole genome shotgun sequence genome encodes:
- the SLC25A42 gene encoding mitochondrial coenzyme A transporter SLC25A42, translating into MGNGVREAPVEFQRDVEPGPAWIPAEDNQEKKKVLNSLMSGALAGAVAKTAVAPLDRTKIMFQVSSKRFSAKEAYRLIYHTYLNEGFWSLWRGNSATMVRVIPYAAIQFCAHEEYKQILGNYYGFQGKALTPFPRFIAGSLAGTTAAMLTYPLDMVRARMAVTPKEMYSSIVHVFIRISREEGLKTLYRGFTPTILGVIPYAGLSFFTYETLKKVHAEHSGKVQPSPPERLLFGACAGLIGQSASYPLDVVRRRMQTAGVLGHTYSSILHTMQDIVREEGLVRGLYKGLSMNWVKGPIAVGISFTTFDLTQILLRKLQHGPGLDR; encoded by the exons ATGGGTAATGGTGTGAGAGAAGCTCCAGTGGAATTCCAGAGGGATGTGGAGCCCGGCCCAGCCTGGATTCCTGCAGAG GATAACCAGGAGAAGAAGAAAGTGCTGAACTCGCTGATGTCCGGGgctctggctggggctgtggctaAAACTGCAGTGGCTCCTCTGGACAGGACAAAAATCATGTTCCAAG tgtcttcaaaaagaTTTTCTGCCAAG gaagCGTACAGGCTGATCTATCACACCTACCTCAACGAGGGCTTCTGGAGCCTCTGGAGGGGGAACTCGGCCACCATGGTGCGGGTGATCCCCTACGCCGCCATCCAGTTCTGCGCCCACGAGGAGTACAAGCAGATCCTGGGCAACTACTACGGATTCCAGGGAAA GGCACTGACGCCGTTCCCTCGCTTCATTGCCGGCTCCCTGGCTGGCACCACGGCTGCCATGCTCACCTACCCCCTGGACATGGTCCGTGCCCGCATGGCTGTCACACCCAAGGAGAT GTACAGCAGCATTGTGCATGTCTTCATCCGCATATCCCGCGAGGAGGGGCTGAAAACATTGTACAGGGGCTTCACTCCCACCATCCTGGGCGTCATCCCCTACGCTGGCCTCAGCTTCTTCACCTACGAGACACTGAAGAAAGTGCACGCAG AGCACAGCGGGAAGGTGCAGCCCTCGCCCCCGGAGCGGCTGCTGTTCGGGGCGTGCGCCGGCCTCATCGGGCAGTCGGCCTCGTACCCGCTGGACGTGGTGCGGCGCCGCATGCAGACGGCCGGCGTGCTGGGCCACACCTACAGCTCCATCCTGCACACCATGCAGGACATCGTGCGCGAGGAGGGACTCGTCAGGGGCCTCTACAAGGGGCTCAGCATGAACTGGGTCAAGGGCCCCATCGCCGTGGGCATCAGCTTCACCACCTTCGACCTGACGCAGATCCTGCTTCGCAAGCTGCAGCACGGCCCCGGCCTCGACAGGTAG